The segment TAACCAGCATGAATCGCGATGGCAGTAAAGATGGTTTTGATCTTGCCTTAACCGCGGCTGTGAGCGATGCTGTGTCAGTTCCTGTAATTGCCTCTGGTGGTGTTGGCAACTTGCAGCACTTGGTCGATGGCATTACCAAAGGCCATGCAGATGCAGTTTTAGCTGCCAGCATCTTTCATTATGGTGAGTACACAGTTGGGCAGGCAAAAGAATATATGGCTGCTCAAGGAATCCCGGTGCGTATTTAGCTTATCTGGGCGTTATTCATCATTTAGGGGTTTCACGGTAAAGTTCAGGTATGACGCAATCCCAAAATAAGCCAAAAAGCCCATTTACCCCAATTCCATCAATTCAAGCTGGTCCATGGTTAGACGCCGTTGCCTGGAATGAGCAAGGCTTGGTGCCCGTTATTGCACAAGAGTTTGGCAGTAGCGATATTTTGATGATGGCCTGGATGAATCGCGACGCTCTATTAGAGACCTTGCGTTTGGGTGAAGCGGTGTATTGGACTCGTTCAAGGCAAAAGTTGTGGCACAAGGGTGAAGAATCTGGTCATACTCAGAAAGTGAAAGAGATTCGTCTGGACTGCGATGGGGATACGATTTTGCTAATTGTTGAACAAAAAGATGGTATTGCTTGTCATACTGGTCAGCACAGTTGCTTTTTCCAGCGCTGGGATTCATCCAAGTCTGCCTGGGTTGATGAATCAATGTAAAAGTATTTGATGAGATATCAACATAATAAAAGACATAAAATAAGCTCATGAGCAGCACTGCAAATAAACTTTCTAATTTAGATTCTGCATTGGCGCATTTAGCTGATGTGGTAGATCAGCGTAGAGATGCTTTTAAGGCTGGCACGGCTGATCCTAAAACGTCCTATACCGCCTTGTTGTTTTCTAAAGGTGATAACGGGATCTTAAAAAAGATTGGTGAAGAAGCAACAGAGGCTGTGATGGCTGCCAAAGATGTTCGTAGTTCGAGCCTATCTTCTGAGCAGAAGAAACTCTTTGTAGGTGAAATGGCTGACTTGTGGTTTCACTGTTTGATCGCGCTTTCTCAATTCGAATTGCGTCCAGAAGATGTGATTGCCGAGCTGGATCGTCGTTTAGGAACTTCAGGAATTGAAGAGAAGGCCGCTAGAAAAGCGGCGAATAAAGAGTAAGTCAAGAGTATAAGTATGAGTCACGATCCAAATTGCCTGTTTTGCAAAATTTCGCAAGGATTGATTCCATCTGCGAAGGTATATGAGGATGAAGAGATTTACGCATTTAAAGATATCAACCCAGCAGCACCGGTGCACTTCTTAATGATTCCCAAAAAACATATTCCGATGTTGGAGTCAGCGGAAAGCGCGGATGCTCCTTTGCTGGGTAGAATGATGGAATTAGCCCCCCGTCTTGCTAAAGAGCAGGGTTGTCGCCCCGGTAAGGATGGGGGCTTTAGATTGATGGTGAATAACGGGGCTGATGGTGGTCAAGAGGTTTATCACTTGCACTTGCATGTGATGGGCGGACCCCGGCCATGGAAGAAGTAAGGCAATAAAGAAATTCAAGAATTGCAAGGAGATTAAAGATGGGTTCATTTAGCATTTGGCATTGGTTAATTGTTTTGGTGATCGTGATGTTGGTATTTGGTACTAAAAAATTGCGCAACATTGGCCAAGACTTGGGTGGTGCTGTTAAAGGTTTTAAAGACGGCATGAAATCTGGCGAGGAGACAAAAGAGCAGATTTCGCAAAGCTCTGGCAATACGGACAAAACCGTTGATGTGCAAGCTAAAGACGTAAATAAATAATCTCTAGACATATCGCGTTAATTGAAACTCCTACTAGCCTATTGATTGCGATAAATGATTGATTTAGGGGTTTCAAAACTTGCGTTAATAGCAGTAGTTGCTCTGGTAGTGGTTGGCCCAGAGCGTTTGCCTAAAGTCGCTCGCATGGCCGGTAACTTATTTGGACGTGCTCAACGCTACATGGCAGACGTCAAGTCGGAAGTGAATCGACAGATGGAGATGGAGGAGTTTAAAAAATTCCGCGAAGAGAGTGCCTCAGCTTTAAAAGAAGTTGAAAACAGCATTCATTCCGTTGCAAACGAAGCTAATGCTAATTTGACAGATCAAGCGGACATTTTTGAGACCAGTTTTGAAAAGCCCCCTTTAGATGAAAAAGAGGTGCTTCGCAAATCTAAACGGCAAGGACGCAATAGTTGGGGTGTGAGACGTGCAGTGAGGCCATTGTGGTTCAAGCGTAGTTCAGGAATACGCACTCGCGTGCAATCAGGTGCAGCCAGAATGAAGCGCTTTCATCACAGCGTTGGTAAATAATAAATATTCGCATGACAGAAAACCATTCTTCTGAAGATTCAGGATTGCAGGAATCTTTTCTTTCACATTTATTTGAGTTGCGCGATCGAGTTATTAAGGCCGTGTTGGCAATTATTGTCGTGTTCGTTTGCTTGGTTTATTGGGCGCCAGATATTTTTCATCTTTTTGCGCAGCCATTGCTGCAGGCATTACCGGCTGGCGGAAAAATGATTGTCACTGACGTTACGGGTTCCTTCTTTGTACCAATGAAGGTGACGATGTTGGTGGCATTCTTGATCGCTTTGCCGGTGGTGATGTATCAGTTATGGGCTTTTATTGCCCCTGGACTATATCTGCATGAAAAAAAACTCATACTGCCTTTGGTGGTGAGTAGTTATACGCTCTTTATCGTTGGAATGGCATTTGCGTATTTCTTGGTTTTTCCAACAGTCTTTAAATTCATGGCTAGCTATAACGCACCGTTAGGCGCGGAAATGTCTACTGACATTGATAACTACCTCAGTTTTG is part of the Polynucleobacter tropicus genome and harbors:
- the hisI gene encoding phosphoribosyl-AMP cyclohydrolase gives rise to the protein MTQSQNKPKSPFTPIPSIQAGPWLDAVAWNEQGLVPVIAQEFGSSDILMMAWMNRDALLETLRLGEAVYWTRSRQKLWHKGEESGHTQKVKEIRLDCDGDTILLIVEQKDGIACHTGQHSCFFQRWDSSKSAWVDESM
- a CDS encoding phosphoribosyl-ATP diphosphatase, with product MSSTANKLSNLDSALAHLADVVDQRRDAFKAGTADPKTSYTALLFSKGDNGILKKIGEEATEAVMAAKDVRSSSLSSEQKKLFVGEMADLWFHCLIALSQFELRPEDVIAELDRRLGTSGIEEKAARKAANKE
- a CDS encoding histidine triad nucleotide-binding protein encodes the protein MSHDPNCLFCKISQGLIPSAKVYEDEEIYAFKDINPAAPVHFLMIPKKHIPMLESAESADAPLLGRMMELAPRLAKEQGCRPGKDGGFRLMVNNGADGGQEVYHLHLHVMGGPRPWKK
- the tatA gene encoding Sec-independent protein translocase subunit TatA produces the protein MGSFSIWHWLIVLVIVMLVFGTKKLRNIGQDLGGAVKGFKDGMKSGEETKEQISQSSGNTDKTVDVQAKDVNK
- the tatB gene encoding Sec-independent protein translocase protein TatB, which gives rise to MIDLGVSKLALIAVVALVVVGPERLPKVARMAGNLFGRAQRYMADVKSEVNRQMEMEEFKKFREESASALKEVENSIHSVANEANANLTDQADIFETSFEKPPLDEKEVLRKSKRQGRNSWGVRRAVRPLWFKRSSGIRTRVQSGAARMKRFHHSVGK
- the tatC gene encoding twin-arginine translocase subunit TatC; the protein is MTENHSSEDSGLQESFLSHLFELRDRVIKAVLAIIVVFVCLVYWAPDIFHLFAQPLLQALPAGGKMIVTDVTGSFFVPMKVTMLVAFLIALPVVMYQLWAFIAPGLYLHEKKLILPLVVSSYTLFIVGMAFAYFLVFPTVFKFMASYNAPLGAEMSTDIDNYLSFAMTTFLAFGITFEVPVVVVVLVRMGMVPLAKLKEIRPYVIVGAFVISAVVTPPDVLSQLLLAVPMTLLYELGLLVARFYVPKPNKDDGSAVN